The following coding sequences are from one Haloarcula taiwanensis window:
- a CDS encoding DoxX family protein — protein MRVGLRQFKRPLCYVMSILYVVAGILHFVVPELYVQIVPPVLPAPLALVYLSGVAEIGVGFGLLVPQTRSYAAWATIALLVAIFPANVYMAVSMVTIEGTGGGQPSALVRWARLPLQGVLILWAYWYTD, from the coding sequence ATGCGTGTTGGCTTGCGGCAGTTCAAACGGCCGTTGTGCTACGTGATGTCGATCCTGTATGTCGTTGCTGGGATACTGCATTTCGTCGTGCCGGAACTATACGTCCAGATCGTGCCGCCGGTTTTGCCAGCGCCGCTTGCGCTGGTGTATCTGTCCGGTGTCGCCGAGATCGGTGTCGGGTTCGGCCTGCTGGTACCGCAGACGCGCTCATACGCTGCATGGGCGACGATCGCACTGCTCGTCGCGATTTTTCCCGCAAACGTCTACATGGCTGTTTCCATGGTCACCATCGAGGGCACGGGCGGCGGCCAGCCATCTGCACTGGTCCGCTGGGCACGCTTACCACTGCAGGGCGTGTTGATTCTCTGGGCGTACTGGTACACCGACTGA